The Fimbriimonas ginsengisoli Gsoil 348 genome window below encodes:
- the rplB gene encoding 50S ribosomal protein L2, whose protein sequence is MPTRQYKPTSPGRRHMIGATYSEVTASKPERSLLKAKPKSGGRNSYGRITSFNRGGGNKNKYRMIDFKRDKDGVQAKVATIEYDPNRTCRIALLHYLDGEKRYILAPKNLTVGTRVESGPEADILPGNALPLKNIPLGTLVHNIELQPKRGGQMVRSAGTAAQVMAKEGNYVTLRLPSGEMRMVHNTCRATVGEVGNAEHENESIGKAGKNRGLGRKPHVRGVVKSPRDHPHGGGEAKSPVGRKKGPVDRWGNKALGQKTRRNKSSQKFIVRRRTSK, encoded by the coding sequence ATGCCAACTCGACAGTATAAGCCGACCTCGCCAGGCCGACGCCATATGATTGGCGCGACCTATTCCGAGGTCACCGCAAGCAAGCCGGAAAGGTCGCTGCTTAAGGCTAAGCCAAAGAGCGGCGGCCGCAACAGCTACGGCCGTATCACCTCGTTCAACCGAGGCGGCGGCAACAAGAACAAGTACCGCATGATCGACTTCAAGCGGGATAAGGACGGCGTACAGGCCAAGGTCGCGACGATCGAATACGATCCGAACCGAACCTGCCGAATCGCGCTGCTCCACTATCTCGACGGTGAGAAGCGATACATCCTCGCGCCGAAGAACCTGACGGTGGGCACCCGCGTGGAGAGCGGTCCGGAAGCGGACATCCTCCCGGGGAACGCGCTTCCGCTCAAGAACATTCCGCTTGGCACGCTCGTTCACAACATCGAGCTTCAGCCGAAGCGCGGTGGGCAGATGGTCCGGTCCGCCGGAACCGCCGCCCAGGTTATGGCCAAAGAAGGGAACTACGTGACCCTTCGCTTGCCGAGCGGCGAGATGCGGATGGTGCACAACACCTGCCGCGCCACCGTCGGCGAAGTTGGCAATGCCGAGCACGAGAACGAGTCGATCGGTAAGGCCGGTAAGAACCGCGGCCTCGGCCGCAAGCCGCACGTTCGTGGCGTCGTCAAGTCGCCGCGAGACCACCCACACGGTGGTGGTGAGGCGAAGTCGCCGGTCGGACGCAAGAAGGGTCCGGTCGACCGCTGGGGCAACAAGGCGCTGGGTCAGAAGACTCGCCGCAACAAGTCCAGCCAAAAGTTCATCGTCCGCCGCCGAACTTCCAAGTAA
- the rplC gene encoding 50S ribosomal protein L3 has product MVPGILGTKIGMTHLFSEDGRMVPVTVIQAGPVYVTQIKTQDNDGYTAVQVGFGEAKESKLTFPKYGHLKKAGLTKNLRTLKEFRMDSVDGLTLGQEINAGIFAEGEVITVTGVSKGKGFQGGVKRYHFKGQHMTHGYMTHRRPLSSGATGPQRVFKGIRKPGRMGTDTITQKGLKVVKVDVERNLVLVDGSVPGPNGAQVTINKVAR; this is encoded by the coding sequence ATGGTTCCAGGAATCCTGGGCACGAAAATTGGCATGACCCACCTCTTTAGCGAGGATGGGCGGATGGTTCCGGTCACGGTTATTCAAGCCGGTCCCGTCTACGTTACGCAGATCAAGACTCAAGACAACGACGGTTACACCGCCGTTCAGGTCGGCTTCGGCGAGGCGAAGGAGAGCAAGCTCACTTTCCCCAAGTACGGCCACCTCAAGAAGGCGGGTCTCACCAAGAATCTGAGGACGCTGAAGGAGTTCCGCATGGACTCCGTCGACGGACTTACCCTTGGCCAAGAGATCAACGCCGGAATCTTTGCGGAGGGTGAGGTCATCACGGTGACCGGCGTCAGCAAGGGTAAAGGTTTCCAGGGAGGCGTCAAGCGGTACCACTTCAAGGGACAGCACATGACGCACGGTTACATGACCCACCGACGTCCGCTCTCGAGCGGTGCGACCGGTCCGCAGCGCGTCTTCAAAGGGATCCGCAAGCCGGGCCGAATGGGTACCGACACGATCACCCAGAAAGGGCTGAAAGTCGTTAAGGTCGACGTCGAGCGAAATCTCGTCCTCGTGGACGGATCCGTTCCCGGCCCGAACGGCGCCCAGGTGACCATTAACAAGGTGGCGAGGTAA
- a CDS encoding uL23 family ribosomal protein, which translates to MKNPHNIILRPHITEKSVGLSYGDDQGALKRLRNEAKKAAPGDKKAREVQVTDEDLVRKYTFIVARDANKIEIKSAIEAIYNEGKKADQAISVTAVRTVKVLGKKRKRGQRSSGFEPDRKKAIVTLAKGQMLEDYGV; encoded by the coding sequence GTGAAGAACCCGCACAACATTATTCTGCGACCGCACATCACGGAGAAGTCGGTCGGACTGTCTTATGGCGACGATCAGGGAGCGCTCAAGCGCCTCCGAAACGAAGCCAAGAAGGCGGCTCCCGGCGACAAGAAAGCTCGCGAAGTGCAGGTAACCGACGAAGATCTCGTCCGCAAGTACACGTTTATCGTGGCTCGCGACGCGAACAAGATCGAAATTAAGAGCGCCATCGAGGCGATCTACAACGAAGGCAAGAAGGCCGACCAAGCGATCTCCGTGACCGCGGTCCGCACCGTCAAGGTGCTCGGTAAGAAGCGAAAGCGCGGACAGCGCAGCAGCGGCTTCGAGCCGGATCGTAAGAAGGCGATCGTAACGCTTGCGAAGGGCCAGATGCTCGAGGATTACGGAGTCTAA
- the rplD gene encoding 50S ribosomal protein L4, with amino-acid sequence MAQLDIKGKDGKTVGQHTLSDKIANASVSMVTAHRTVVAEEANARQGTQKAKTRSEVRGGGRKPYKQKKTGNARQGSIRAPHYAHGGMALAVAPRDYDKKVNKKERRAAILAALGAHFEAGNVSIVDSITFAAPKTKDATAMLEALGLNGQRRLLIVLPEYDEVVLKSFRNLPNVTVRTAPASTAGGAEAPKTAVFSTRDLLLAHKLIVVQEALSRIEEVWAK; translated from the coding sequence ATGGCACAGCTCGATATCAAGGGCAAAGACGGTAAAACCGTTGGCCAGCACACCCTGAGCGATAAGATCGCCAACGCCAGCGTCAGCATGGTCACCGCTCACCGAACGGTCGTCGCCGAAGAAGCGAACGCCCGCCAGGGAACGCAGAAGGCGAAGACCCGCAGCGAAGTTCGCGGCGGTGGTCGCAAGCCGTACAAGCAGAAGAAGACCGGTAACGCCCGCCAGGGTTCGATCCGAGCTCCGCACTATGCCCACGGTGGAATGGCGCTCGCCGTCGCTCCGCGCGACTACGACAAGAAGGTGAACAAGAAGGAGCGGCGCGCCGCGATTCTTGCCGCCCTCGGCGCGCACTTCGAAGCCGGAAACGTTAGCATCGTCGACAGCATCACGTTCGCCGCGCCGAAGACCAAGGACGCGACCGCAATGCTCGAGGCGCTTGGCCTCAACGGTCAGCGCCGGCTGCTTATCGTGCTCCCCGAGTACGACGAGGTGGTGCTGAAGTCGTTCCGCAATCTTCCGAACGTGACCGTTCGCACGGCTCCGGCGAGCACCGCCGGCGGCGCCGAGGCGCCGAAAACCGCGGTCTTCTCGACTCGCGACCTGCTGTTGGCTCACAAGCTGATCGTGGTTCAAGAGGCGCTTAGCCGCATCGAGGAGGTTTGGGCGAAGTGA